In Candidatus Dormiibacterota bacterium, the following are encoded in one genomic region:
- a CDS encoding DUF4239 domain-containing protein produces MQLLTLALLIVGLCAVYALVGVAIVRRFMRPHVREGHNDVLVPLFLMAGTLYAVLLGFLVIAVWENYGAAKDNAAEEASTLTTLYRQTNGMQPAEQARMRGLLRDYTEAVVTKEWSIQAATGGASPVARKALGDMYRTFATLKPSVGSSSISQAFLSTLGSVADDRNRRTLQAGESLPGIIWAGVLIGGAIVIAMTFLVFMERPLPHIIASVLMASLIGTLLLMMTLLDRPFTGPLALSSDAFEHSMSVYAAVDGGN; encoded by the coding sequence ATGCAGCTTTTAACGCTGGCATTGCTTATCGTTGGCCTCTGCGCCGTCTACGCGCTCGTCGGCGTCGCAATCGTTCGCCGATTCATGAGACCGCACGTACGCGAGGGCCACAATGACGTGTTGGTACCGCTCTTCCTGATGGCCGGAACCCTGTACGCGGTGTTACTCGGCTTTCTGGTGATCGCGGTCTGGGAGAACTACGGTGCGGCCAAAGATAACGCGGCCGAAGAAGCGTCGACGCTCACCACCCTCTATCGCCAAACCAACGGCATGCAGCCCGCGGAGCAAGCGAGGATGCGCGGATTGCTGCGCGATTACACCGAGGCGGTGGTAACGAAAGAATGGTCGATCCAAGCGGCCACCGGCGGCGCGAGCCCGGTTGCCCGCAAAGCTCTGGGCGATATGTATCGCACGTTCGCGACGCTCAAGCCGAGCGTCGGCTCATCGAGCATCAGCCAAGCCTTCCTGAGCACCCTGGGGTCGGTTGCCGACGATCGCAACCGCCGCACGTTGCAGGCCGGCGAAAGCCTTCCCGGCATTATTTGGGCGGGCGTACTCATCGGAGGCGCCATTGTGATCGCGATGACGTTCCTCGTTTTCATGGAGCGGCCGCTCCCGCACATCATCGCTTCGGTGTTGATGGCGTCGTTGATCGGCACGCTGCTCTTGATGATGACGCTGCTCGACCGGCCTTTCACCGGTCCACTCGCGCTCTCGTCGGATGCGTTCGAACACTCGATGAGCGTCTACGCCGCGGTCGACGGGGGAAATTGA
- a CDS encoding catalase family protein: MRWLASFVRVPITGVALLLALARPAAAAPVPNQEVIPPGESRAIATILRMIEAQVERGYRAGGAALRDAHAKSHGCVRARFTVRPGLPPDYRVAVFARPRSYDAWIRYSNGSEDIRTDSRGDGRGMAIKLLGVPGRKILPGEADAQTQDFLGINFPVFFIRNVAEYVRFFQAKEHGTAVQFFSSRPHEAAIVAAIDRRKIHDVLDERYFSMTPYELGDRYMKYAMFPQRCIGEPILGPVAAATGANYLRTEMRRRLAEGPACFAFAIQLQTDPATMPIEDPTIEWSAAQSPYVTVADIRIDRQSFDSPAQNAFCENLSYTPWHALPALRPVGGINRARRAIYDGISALRHRLNGVPRTEPTEADFKKEPRP, translated from the coding sequence ATGCGGTGGCTTGCATCCTTCGTTCGCGTACCGATTACCGGGGTCGCACTGTTGTTGGCGCTCGCGCGTCCGGCCGCCGCCGCACCGGTGCCGAATCAAGAAGTGATTCCGCCGGGCGAATCGCGCGCGATCGCTACAATCCTGCGGATGATCGAGGCGCAGGTCGAACGCGGCTATCGAGCCGGCGGCGCAGCCTTACGCGACGCGCATGCAAAGTCCCACGGATGCGTTCGTGCTCGCTTCACCGTTCGGCCAGGCCTCCCGCCGGACTATCGGGTGGCGGTCTTCGCCCGCCCGCGGTCATACGATGCGTGGATTCGATACTCGAACGGCTCCGAAGATATCCGCACGGACAGCCGGGGTGATGGCCGTGGCATGGCGATCAAGCTCCTGGGCGTTCCGGGACGCAAGATTCTGCCGGGTGAGGCCGACGCGCAAACGCAGGACTTTCTCGGCATCAATTTCCCGGTGTTTTTCATAAGGAACGTCGCCGAGTACGTTCGATTCTTTCAAGCGAAGGAGCACGGGACCGCCGTGCAGTTTTTCTCGTCGCGTCCGCATGAGGCCGCGATCGTTGCGGCGATCGATCGGCGCAAGATCCACGACGTCCTCGACGAGCGTTACTTCAGCATGACGCCCTACGAGCTTGGCGACCGGTATATGAAGTACGCGATGTTTCCGCAGCGGTGTATCGGAGAGCCCATACTTGGGCCCGTTGCGGCCGCCACGGGAGCGAACTATCTGCGCACCGAGATGCGACGGCGCCTAGCGGAGGGCCCGGCCTGCTTTGCGTTCGCGATTCAATTGCAGACCGATCCGGCGACGATGCCGATCGAGGACCCGACGATCGAATGGAGCGCCGCGCAATCGCCGTACGTAACGGTTGCCGATATTCGGATCGATCGGCAATCGTTCGATTCGCCCGCGCAGAATGCGTTCTGCGAGAACCTTTCGTACACGCCATGGCATGCGCTCCCGGCGCTTCGACCGGTGGGCGGCATCAACCGTGCGCGCCGCGCCATCTACGACGGTATTTCCGCGTTGCGCCACCGGCTTAACGGCGTACCGCGCACGGAACCGACCGAAGCCGACTTTAAGAAGGAGCCTCGCCCGTGA
- a CDS encoding cytochrome c, whose protein sequence is MKIRPIPIVATVVAIAGAFAFAPHLRSAEPSHAVTLDQGWDHATRVEFYHKSQGAVLMPSAFLRALRMPDGKPFLDPARMHSYGFLPGEPAGNPYPLGIADDDGSKTDGVPMAGFTCAACHTGELTYRGTSVRIDGGSANLNLPAFQSAVRQALMRTATTPELRKPFLRRAIALGYPAAKAAAGLDAEVARDRFVLKAVAGLRGTQTPAGPGIVDALTGIAFNAMTLGLYQSDNARRALAPTNYPPLWDIWHFDWVQYNASVHQPMDRNVGEDIGLGARLNIVDPVTGKLNPESTRWKSTIRIRNLYWLENAIIKLKPPTWPAAFGPVNEAQAAQGRALFVQNCARCHGVSKIAGTTPQEWYMHVLPLKVIGTDPNQAIGFAKTTYNATKLGMSATLGGPEGLAYVVRHEKVQAYEDAHVPKSEWPKYDGFGRSSPVVAPCGYKARPLVGIWATPPFLHNGSVPSVFALLSDTRPAHPILGNPEFDPVNLGYVQASAPGTVTMNTALAGNSNAGHWFTNDKARKGRIGPKLTDAQKYDIIAYLKTATYATYPTKTVTSARPLPCGNDRNWAKDLAY, encoded by the coding sequence GTGAAGATTCGTCCCATCCCGATCGTTGCAACGGTGGTCGCCATCGCCGGCGCATTCGCGTTCGCGCCACATCTGCGCTCGGCCGAACCGTCGCACGCGGTTACGCTCGATCAGGGTTGGGACCATGCAACCAGGGTGGAGTTTTATCATAAATCGCAGGGCGCGGTCCTGATGCCTTCGGCGTTTCTGCGCGCGCTACGCATGCCGGACGGCAAGCCGTTCCTCGACCCGGCGCGGATGCATTCGTATGGATTTTTGCCGGGCGAGCCTGCGGGCAACCCCTATCCGCTTGGCATCGCCGACGACGACGGTAGCAAGACCGATGGCGTCCCGATGGCGGGGTTCACCTGCGCTGCCTGCCACACCGGCGAATTGACGTACCGCGGGACCTCGGTCCGTATCGATGGCGGATCGGCGAATCTGAATCTCCCCGCGTTTCAAAGCGCAGTGCGTCAGGCGCTCATGCGTACGGCAACCACGCCGGAGCTGCGCAAGCCGTTTTTGCGTAGGGCGATCGCGCTTGGGTATCCCGCCGCCAAAGCCGCTGCGGGCCTGGATGCGGAGGTCGCGCGCGACCGGTTCGTTCTGAAGGCGGTCGCCGGCTTACGCGGCACTCAGACGCCGGCCGGGCCGGGTATCGTCGATGCGTTAACGGGCATCGCCTTCAATGCGATGACGCTTGGGCTCTATCAATCCGACAACGCAAGACGGGCGCTCGCACCGACCAATTATCCGCCGCTCTGGGATATCTGGCACTTCGATTGGGTGCAATATAATGCGTCGGTTCATCAGCCGATGGATCGCAACGTCGGCGAAGATATCGGGCTGGGCGCACGTTTGAACATCGTCGACCCTGTAACGGGCAAACTCAATCCGGAATCGACGCGTTGGAAATCGACGATTCGCATTCGCAACCTGTACTGGCTCGAAAACGCGATCATCAAGCTCAAGCCTCCAACGTGGCCGGCTGCGTTCGGCCCGGTCAACGAAGCTCAGGCCGCGCAAGGGCGCGCGCTGTTCGTGCAAAATTGCGCGCGTTGCCACGGCGTCAGCAAGATCGCCGGAACCACCCCGCAGGAATGGTACATGCACGTGTTGCCGCTCAAGGTGATCGGTACCGATCCCAATCAAGCCATCGGGTTCGCGAAGACGACGTACAATGCGACCAAACTCGGCATGAGCGCGACCCTCGGTGGGCCGGAAGGGCTCGCGTATGTCGTGCGGCACGAGAAAGTCCAAGCGTACGAGGATGCGCACGTTCCCAAGAGCGAGTGGCCAAAGTACGACGGCTTCGGACGGTCGAGCCCGGTCGTCGCGCCGTGCGGGTATAAAGCACGGCCGCTGGTGGGCATTTGGGCGACGCCGCCGTTTTTGCACAACGGATCGGTACCGTCGGTCTTCGCGCTACTCTCCGATACGCGACCGGCGCATCCGATTCTCGGGAATCCGGAATTCGACCCGGTAAACCTCGGTTACGTGCAAGCCTCGGCGCCCGGAACGGTGACGATGAATACCGCGCTTGCCGGTAACTCAAATGCTGGCCATTGGTTCACGAACGACAAGGCGCGCAAAGGGCGAATCGGCCCCAAGCTCACCGACGCCCAGAAATACGACATCATCGCGTATCTCAAAACGGCAACGTACGCAACCTATCCGACGAAGACCGTTACCAGCGCCCGGCCGCTGCCGTGCGGCAACGACCGTAACTGGGCGAAGGACCTAGCCTATTAG
- a CDS encoding serine hydrolase has product MLAYRMRLAFVLCGIAAVAFGPLPANAGANDQPASASAVAISSARIDAAVAALPAIARAIERRSGVPGMAIAVVHNGKIVYAAGFGVRRVGTKERVDANTVFQLASVSKSLASTVVAGVVGQGGVKWSDPVAKYLPGFTLSDPYVGSHVTIADMFAHRSGLPDHAGDLLEDLGYDRAQIIRRLALEPLDPFRITYHYTNFGLTAAAQAVADAEHTTWEALSARVLYGPLGMTHTSSRWADYERAPDRAVLHVRVNGRWRVSSREPDAQSPAGGASSSVHDLAKWMILELNLGKFDGKQIVGRDALLATQQPQIVSNPPSGPFARASFYGYGMGVSYDEAGRLRLSHSGAFSAGAATCYEMLPSEDLGIVILTNGEPSGVPESIAKTFYDRVEFGRATRDWYALYSGGFAKMLAPHGELVGKTTPAHPQPALAPASYVGTYTNQYYGPATVSATATGLRLTLGPKHETYALRHWNGNVFSMHPSGEGSDGGPSAVTFTPTAGNGTTSMTIEYLNENGLGTFGKQ; this is encoded by the coding sequence ATGCTGGCTTATCGCATGCGTCTAGCCTTCGTCTTATGCGGTATCGCAGCCGTAGCGTTCGGGCCTTTGCCCGCAAACGCCGGGGCCAACGATCAGCCTGCGTCGGCTTCGGCCGTCGCGATCTCCTCCGCGCGCATCGACGCCGCGGTTGCCGCGCTGCCGGCGATCGCTCGCGCGATCGAGCGACGCTCCGGCGTACCCGGGATGGCAATTGCGGTCGTGCATAATGGGAAGATCGTCTATGCTGCGGGTTTCGGCGTGCGACGCGTCGGTACGAAGGAACGCGTCGACGCAAACACCGTTTTTCAACTTGCGTCGGTTTCGAAATCGCTCGCGTCCACGGTCGTTGCCGGAGTGGTCGGGCAAGGCGGCGTCAAGTGGAGCGATCCCGTAGCCAAATACCTGCCCGGCTTTACCCTTTCGGACCCGTACGTCGGCTCGCACGTGACGATCGCGGATATGTTCGCACATCGTAGCGGACTACCGGACCACGCGGGCGATTTGCTCGAAGATCTCGGCTACGATCGCGCGCAAATCATCCGGCGGTTGGCGCTGGAGCCGCTCGATCCGTTCCGCATCACCTACCATTACACCAACTTCGGATTGACGGCCGCCGCGCAAGCGGTGGCCGATGCCGAGCACACGACGTGGGAGGCGCTCTCGGCGCGGGTGCTCTACGGGCCGCTTGGCATGACGCATACCAGCTCGCGCTGGGCCGACTACGAACGCGCTCCCGACCGCGCCGTACTGCACGTGCGCGTGAACGGCCGCTGGAGGGTGAGCTCGCGCGAACCGGATGCGCAATCCCCCGCCGGTGGTGCGAGCTCGAGCGTTCACGACTTAGCGAAGTGGATGATCCTCGAATTGAATCTCGGCAAGTTCGACGGCAAGCAGATCGTCGGTCGCGATGCCCTGCTTGCGACGCAACAACCGCAGATCGTCAGCAACCCGCCGTCCGGGCCGTTCGCGCGCGCATCCTTTTACGGGTACGGGATGGGGGTTTCGTACGACGAGGCGGGGCGCTTGCGTTTGAGCCACTCCGGAGCGTTTTCTGCGGGAGCGGCTACATGCTATGAGATGTTACCCTCGGAAGATCTCGGGATCGTGATCTTGACCAACGGCGAGCCCAGCGGCGTGCCCGAATCCATCGCGAAGACGTTCTACGATCGGGTCGAATTCGGACGCGCGACGCGCGACTGGTACGCGCTGTACTCCGGCGGATTTGCAAAGATGCTAGCGCCGCACGGGGAGCTGGTGGGTAAGACCACGCCCGCGCACCCGCAACCGGCACTCGCACCGGCTTCGTACGTCGGAACGTATACGAACCAATACTACGGGCCGGCAACCGTCAGCGCGACCGCGACGGGTTTGCGATTAACCCTTGGTCCAAAGCACGAAACGTATGCGCTGCGGCATTGGAACGGCAACGTCTTTTCGATGCACCCATCCGGCGAAGGTTCGGACGGAGGCCCTAGCGCGGTAACGTTTACGCCGACGGCCGGCAATGGCACCACGTCGATGACGATCGAATATCTGAACGAAAACGGCTTGGGTACGTTCGGCAAACAGTAG